The nucleotide window TTTGATTTTGTTGGATGAAGCACCTGTTTACAATGCATCTCACTTATTGGGATTCTTTTCTGTTTTTAATTCCGATGCACTGAAGGATGTAAAAATAATCAAAGGTGGAATGCCTGCGGAATATGGAGGAAGACTTTCTTCAGTTCTTGATATTAAAATGAAGGATGGTAACTCAAAAGGTTATGACTTTTCAGGCGGAATTGGTCTGATTTCATCACGACTTACTGTGGAGGGGCCAATCGTAAAAGACAAAAGCTCTTTTATCGTTTCGGGAAGAAGAACCTATGCCGATGTGTTTTTAAAACTATCGAGTCGCGAGGAATTGAAAAATACCCAACTTTACTTTTATGATTTAAATGTTAAAGCAAATTATAAAATAAGTGACAAGGACAGAATATTTGTATCTGGTTACTTAGGTCGGGATAAGTTTGGTTTTAATGATGTTATGGGAGTTGATTGGGGGAATATTACAGGAACATTACGCTGGAATCATATTTTTAGCGACAAATTATTTTCCAATACATCTTTAATTTACAGTGATTATAATTATGAAATCAATGCCTCATTTGGTGATGACAAAATCAGTATTCTTTCAGGTATTCAGGATTTTAATTTTAAAGAGGATTTACAGTATTATCTTAATTCGAAAAACACAATTAAATTTGGGTTAAATGCTATTTATCATACTTTTATTCCGGGAAAAGTGGAAGTAAGTTCTCTGGATACGCTTTTTAAAATAGAAGATGACTTTGCACTTGAAACAGCTGCATATGTGAGTTGGGAATCTGAAATCACTTCACGTTTAAAAATAAATGCAGGAATACGCTTTTCTGATTTTGCTGCTTTAGGCCCGGGAGATGTTTTTACATATAATGAGGAGAGCATTGTAACTGATACGACAAACTTCAGGAAAAATGAAATAATTGAGAATTACTGGGGATTTGAACCACGATTTTCAGCTTCTTTTTTACTGAATGAAAAAAGTTCAATTAAGGCCTCCTATAATCGTAACAGACAATACTTGCAATTAGTAAGCAATGCAACCTCGGGCACTCCCATGGATGCATGGATACCCAGTAGTAATATTGTGAAGCCTGGAATAAGTAATCAGGTGGCTTTGGGTTATTTCCGGAATTTTAACGATAACAGCTTTGAAACTTCTGTTGAAATCTATTATAAAGAACTTCAAAATCAGGTTGATTATAAAAATGGAGCTGATTTAATGTTTAATCCTTTAATAGAATCTCAGTTGGTATTTGGTGATGGACGTGCTTATGGTTTGGAGTTGTATATTAAAAAGCGATCAGGCAAATTAACAGGCTGGATATCGTACACATTGGCAAGAACTGAAAACCAATTTGATGAAATTAGTAATGGAAGTTGGTATCCTGTGAAGCATGATCGGACACATGATATTGCCATAGTAGGTATGTACCAGTTCAATGAAAAATGGAATGTGTCAGCAACTTGGGTTTACAACACAGGTGATGCGGTAACATTCCCAAGTGGGAAATACATGATTGATGGCAGATTGGTTAGTTATTATACCGAGCGAAATGGATATAGAATGCCTGATTATCACCGATTGGATATTGGTGTTACCTATTATAGAAAGAAAACTGCTACATGCGAATCAAGTTGGAATGCATCGCTTTATAATGCATATGGAAGAGAGAATGCATATACTATCAATTTCCGTCAAAGCGAAGATGATCCAAACGTAACTGAAGCTGTACAAATGTCTTTATTCCGTTTCATTCCATCGATCAGTTATAACTTTAAATTTTAATACAATGAAATCTTTAATCATAGCCATAGTTGCACTTGTTATACTTTCTTCCTGTGAAAAAGTAGTTGAACTGGATTTGAATAGTGCAGATCCAAAATTAGTTGTTGAAGGATTAATTAATAATGAAGCAGGTCCTTATGTTGTAAACTTAACGTATACAACTAATTTTTTCAATCCTGATAAAATACCAGCTGTTATGGGTGCTTCAGTTATTGTTTCAGATGATGCCGGACAAGTTGATACTTTTACAGAAATTGAGGATGGCGTTTACATGTCGGGTCATTTACAAGGAATTGAGGGAAGAACCTATTTCTTAAATGTAATAGTTGATGGTACAACATATTCGGCTGAGAGCTATTTACCATTTGAAAGACCAATAGATTCCGTTCTGTCAGAGAAAATTAAATTTCCGGGAACTCCGGCACACGCACCAAAGTTTTATCTTATTTCAACCTATTTTACAGATACGGTAAATGTAGTTAACCATTATAGGTTTAGAACATATTTGAATGGAGTTGTTATTGATGATATAAGCTTGCTGAATGATGAGCTTAATGATGGAGAATCGATGAGCCTTCAACAATTTACTGCAGATTTTAAGAAAAACGATACCATAAGCATTGAACTATGTAGCATAGACGAAAAAGTATATACTTATTATTCAACTCTGGCGGATGTGATGAATACAAACCCAATGAGTACATCGGCACCTGCAAATCCCATTAGTAATATTTCGAATGGAGCTTTGGGTTATTTTGGCGCTTTATCGAGTAGCAAAATGAGTATCGTTTTGAAATAAAAATATCCTGTCAGGATTTTAATTATTGTTCAGATTGTCAGAGAGAAATTTGTTGATGATTGACTTGGCTGATTCTAAGTCTGTGTATTCTTTGCAAATCAAATCATTTGATCCGGCTATCATGGCAGATACTCTTTTACCTTCTTGTTTTCGAAACAAACAAAATATCTTTTTTCCATTTTCAATGGCTCGTCCGATTTCATAACCAACACCTAAACTGGGAGTACTTACTTCTGCAATAAGGATATCAGCACTTAATAGCCAGTTCATATCTCGATCATGAATGAACTCATCAGAACTTCCATCTTCACCAAAGGAATTTAATGAAGCATCGCCAATGTGTTCGGTAAGCACTTCTCCAAAGCTTTTAAGGTATTCAATAAGCTGAAGGTATAGTTTGGCATCTTCTCGTCCACCACGGATGGAGGCAGCAAAGTATATTTTCAGGGAAGGGTTATTCATCTTTTGCTTTGGTTTTCATTTTTCGATAAGAAATGAGAATTCCAATTATATCAATTGCTGCAATGATTAAAAAGGCATATCCAACATAGTTCTTCCAGCTTCCAACATCTTCTACTCTAAGAAACAGGGTGTTCATTAAGCCAACCAGCACAAAACCAATGGTTCTGAATATTGACCATATTAATTTTATTTTTTTCATTTTGTAAAATTGAATACTAAGTTACTATTAATAATGCATGAGTCGTAAATAGAATACAAAAATAAATTGTAGTAAAGTGGGCATTTCAAACGTTATAGCTGTGTTGATAAATTAGAAGCAACCTTTTGTTGTTTCATTTGTCTAATAGTATCATGAGTATAAAACAATAAAGAAGAAATACATGTACTTGGCCAATATCACCTATGCACAGGAAAATTTTAGAACCAGCATTTATAAACTTGTAAATGCGTTAAGTCCGGATGAAGCTTATAAAAAAGCAGAGGATTACTGTGTTAATAAACTATTGAGTAATGAATTCAACATTAGCATTAGCGATCCTATAGACTAATTTTATTCTTTGATAAACGTTTGCGTGAATTTTCCATCAGGAGAATTTATCATTATTAAATAAATCCCTTTTTTCATTTCTTTGGTGTCAATTGAAGTTTTTAGATCATTGGTATAAGCTGATCTGATTTTTTGACCATGAA belongs to Bacteroidota bacterium and includes:
- a CDS encoding TonB-dependent receptor, which encodes MRFKQFIFLCIMLIMYSATSFAQSKYTISGYVRDATNGEELIGATVYISELQDGTISNEYGFYSITLPKGNYQVEFHYMGYVSVKQRVTLNQNQSIIKELSPNALDLEEIIISGERDDKNVKSTEMGTMKLDPAEVRMIPVLFGEQDILKTIQLMPGIKSAGEGSSGFHVRGGGADQNLILLDEAPVYNASHLLGFFSVFNSDALKDVKIIKGGMPAEYGGRLSSVLDIKMKDGNSKGYDFSGGIGLISSRLTVEGPIVKDKSSFIVSGRRTYADVFLKLSSREELKNTQLYFYDLNVKANYKISDKDRIFVSGYLGRDKFGFNDVMGVDWGNITGTLRWNHIFSDKLFSNTSLIYSDYNYEINASFGDDKISILSGIQDFNFKEDLQYYLNSKNTIKFGLNAIYHTFIPGKVEVSSLDTLFKIEDDFALETAAYVSWESEITSRLKINAGIRFSDFAALGPGDVFTYNEESIVTDTTNFRKNEIIENYWGFEPRFSASFLLNEKSSIKASYNRNRQYLQLVSNATSGTPMDAWIPSSNIVKPGISNQVALGYFRNFNDNSFETSVEIYYKELQNQVDYKNGADLMFNPLIESQLVFGDGRAYGLELYIKKRSGKLTGWISYTLARTENQFDEISNGSWYPVKHDRTHDIAIVGMYQFNEKWNVSATWVYNTGDAVTFPSGKYMIDGRLVSYYTERNGYRMPDYHRLDIGVTYYRKKTATCESSWNASLYNAYGRENAYTINFRQSEDDPNVTEAVQMSLFRFIPSISYNFKF
- a CDS encoding DUF4249 domain-containing protein, which encodes MKSLIIAIVALVILSSCEKVVELDLNSADPKLVVEGLINNEAGPYVVNLTYTTNFFNPDKIPAVMGASVIVSDDAGQVDTFTEIEDGVYMSGHLQGIEGRTYFLNVIVDGTTYSAESYLPFERPIDSVLSEKIKFPGTPAHAPKFYLISTYFTDTVNVVNHYRFRTYLNGVVIDDISLLNDELNDGESMSLQQFTADFKKNDTISIELCSIDEKVYTYYSTLADVMNTNPMSTSAPANPISNISNGALGYFGALSSSKMSIVLK
- a CDS encoding nucleoside 2-deoxyribosyltransferase — its product is MKIYFAASIRGGREDAKLYLQLIEYLKSFGEVLTEHIGDASLNSFGEDGSSDEFIHDRDMNWLLSADILIAEVSTPSLGVGYEIGRAIENGKKIFCLFRKQEGKRVSAMIAGSNDLICKEYTDLESAKSIINKFLSDNLNNN